Proteins encoded in a region of the Limibacillus halophilus genome:
- a CDS encoding AzlD family protein: MTLDWLTFAAIAGMAAATYLTRVLGFWMVARLSLKGRGAAALEAVPGSVLIAVIAPTVLLQGPAEVLAAVITLGLAWRMPILVAVIGGVASVVALRWLLG; this comes from the coding sequence GTGACACTGGATTGGTTGACCTTCGCGGCGATTGCTGGCATGGCGGCGGCAACCTATTTGACCCGCGTCCTGGGCTTCTGGATGGTTGCACGCCTGTCGTTGAAGGGCCGCGGCGCGGCGGCGTTGGAGGCTGTGCCGGGGTCGGTCCTGATTGCCGTCATTGCGCCAACGGTTTTGCTTCAGGGGCCGGCCGAGGTGCTCGCAGCCGTCATCACGCTCGGCCTGGCATGGCGCATGCCGATCCTTGTCGCGGTGATTGGCGGTGTTGCCTCGGTGGTCGCCCTACGTTGGCTGCTCGGCTAG
- a CDS encoding AzlC family ABC transporter permease yields the protein MAVALPLIASVLPFALLWGTLAQQAGLSALETGLMSGLVFAGSAQFVATGIWTTPPAVATLVLAVFIVNLRHVLMGAALAPAIRSWGGWRSHLALFFMADEVWALALQRRAQRGLTPGFYFSVGVVFYLCWVASTQLGYRAGSWIPDPAAYGFDFAFAAVFLCLVRSFYVSWRSLLPWVASAAVASLSYSFIEGVWYILLGGLAGALVGLLLPPPRPAHPETVL from the coding sequence ATGGCAGTGGCCCTCCCGCTGATCGCCAGCGTACTCCCTTTTGCGCTGCTTTGGGGTACTTTGGCCCAGCAAGCCGGACTCAGCGCCTTGGAAACCGGCCTGATGTCCGGTTTGGTCTTTGCCGGCAGCGCACAGTTTGTGGCGACGGGAATCTGGACGACACCTCCGGCGGTTGCAACGCTTGTGTTGGCGGTTTTCATCGTCAACCTGCGCCATGTATTGATGGGCGCGGCCCTGGCTCCGGCGATCCGCTCCTGGGGCGGCTGGCGCAGTCATCTGGCGTTGTTCTTTATGGCCGACGAAGTTTGGGCGCTTGCCCTTCAGCGGCGGGCGCAACGCGGACTGACGCCCGGTTTCTATTTCTCCGTGGGGGTCGTTTTCTATCTCTGCTGGGTGGCCAGCACGCAGCTCGGCTATCGCGCTGGGAGCTGGATTCCCGACCCCGCCGCCTATGGCTTCGATTTCGCCTTTGCCGCGGTGTTCCTTTGCCTCGTGCGCAGTTTCTACGTGAGTTGGCGGAGCTTGCTGCCCTGGGTGGCGAGCGCGGCGGTTGCGTCCCTGTCTTACAGTTTCATAGAGGGTGTGTGGTACATCCTGCTGGGGGGGCTGGCCGGGGCCTTGGTGGGCCTGCTTCTGCCACCGCCACGCCCGGCTCATCCGGAGACCGTGTTGTGA
- a CDS encoding NnrU family protein → MTGSLESVFLATLAFVGGHFLFSAQPLRGLLVDRLGQSGFLAAASVLHASTFIWLLLAYRSAPFDPIWEPPRFLLHLPALIMVPAVFLVVTGLTTRSATAVGGDAVEVSDPTVLNSGILRITRHPFLWGTSLWALAHLLVNGDGASILLMGGVLVLSLGGMLHIDRKREAEMGAAWGPIRMTTSLIPFAALMTGRCSMDWRGIGWWRSLLSLVVYAALLALHSTVMGVSPLPL, encoded by the coding sequence ATGACAGGGTCATTGGAGTCGGTATTTTTGGCAACGCTTGCGTTCGTTGGGGGACACTTCCTCTTCTCGGCGCAGCCCTTGCGTGGATTGTTGGTCGATCGCCTCGGGCAGAGCGGATTCCTGGCTGCGGCGAGCGTCCTGCACGCGAGCACCTTCATATGGCTGTTGCTGGCCTATCGTAGTGCCCCTTTCGACCCGATTTGGGAGCCCCCGCGCTTCCTCCTCCATCTACCAGCCCTGATCATGGTTCCGGCAGTCTTTCTCGTTGTTACCGGTTTGACGACACGGAGCGCCACCGCGGTAGGGGGCGATGCCGTCGAGGTATCCGACCCGACGGTTCTCAACAGCGGCATCCTGCGGATTACCCGGCACCCCTTCCTCTGGGGGACCAGTCTTTGGGCATTGGCTCACCTACTTGTAAACGGCGACGGCGCGTCGATCCTGCTGATGGGGGGAGTTCTTGTGCTGTCCCTGGGCGGCATGCTGCATATCGACCGCAAGCGAGAGGCGGAGATGGGGGCTGCTTGGGGGCCGATCCGCATGACGACCAGTCTGATACCCTTTGCTGCACTGATGACCGGGCGTTGTTCCATGGACTGGCGCGGGATCGGTTGGTGGCGCAGCCTCCTGTCATTGGTGGTCTATGCCGCGCTGCTGGCACTGCACAGCACGGTGATGGGCGTCTCGCCGCTACCGCTTTAG
- a CDS encoding DUF3253 domain-containing protein: protein MSNDITEKQDDPVACTILSLLEAAAPGDSITPGDVARAFAEPRRRPKDRPDLWRRYLPAVGQQALHLAREGRIVILRKGKPANPNKPIKGLIRLTLPRPDLIVPEADAPADDDA, encoded by the coding sequence ATGAGCAATGACATCACAGAAAAGCAGGACGATCCCGTCGCCTGCACGATCCTCAGTCTGCTAGAGGCTGCCGCTCCTGGTGACAGCATCACACCGGGAGACGTCGCGCGTGCTTTCGCCGAGCCGCGTCGGCGACCGAAGGACCGGCCTGACCTCTGGCGGCGCTATTTGCCTGCCGTGGGGCAACAGGCGCTCCATTTGGCGCGTGAAGGGCGCATCGTCATTCTGCGCAAGGGCAAACCGGCCAACCCGAACAAACCGATCAAAGGATTGATCCGGCTTACCTTGCCTCGTCCCGATTTGATTGTACCGGAAGCCGATGCCCCCGCAGACGACGACGCCTAA